In Paracoccaceae bacterium Fryx2, a single genomic region encodes these proteins:
- a CDS encoding NADP-dependent malic enzyme, whose amino-acid sequence MTKSKITPEEALAYHLEPKPGKYEIVATTPMATQRDLSLAYSPGVAVPVQAIFEMPETAYDYTVKGNMVAVITNGTAILGMGNLGALAAKPVMEGKAVLFKRFADVNAIDIELDTEDPEEIIKAVSLMGPTFGGINLEDIKAPECFIIEQRLKEIMDIPVFHDDQHGTAVICVAGLINALEITGKKIGDVRIVLNGAGAAGIACLELMKAMGAKHDNCIMCDTKGVIYQGRTEGMNQWKSAHAARTDLRTLEEAMAGADVFLGVSAKGAVTQAMVKSMAENPVIFAMANPDPEITPEEAHAVRPDAIVATGRSDYPNQVNNVLGFPYLFRGALDIHARAINDEMKIACAKALAALAREDVPDEVAMAYGRKLSFGRDYIIPTPFDPRLIYVVPPAVAKAGMDTGVARRPIIDLQGYELGLKSRMDPTASILQGIHARAKAAQARMIFAEGDDPRILRAAVAYQRAGLGRALVVGREADVREKLEAAGLHDAFRELEVVNAANTRHLDTYKEFLYHRLQRGGFDGHDIHRLAARDRHVFSALMLAHGHGDGLVTGATRKSSHVLQLINHVFDARAEDGAVGVTALLHKGRIVLIADTLVQEWPEPEDLANIAVKSAGVARNLGLEPRVAFVSFSTFGYPVSERATKMHKAAKVLDRMKVDFEYEGEMTVDVALNPAVMSQYPFCRLTGPANILVVPARHSASISVKLLQEMAGATVIGPILTGVKKPIQICSSNSTVNDILNMAVMAACKVG is encoded by the coding sequence ATGACGAAGTCGAAGATCACCCCGGAAGAGGCGCTTGCCTACCACCTGGAACCGAAGCCCGGCAAATACGAGATCGTGGCGACGACGCCGATGGCGACGCAGCGCGACCTGAGCCTGGCCTACAGCCCCGGCGTGGCCGTTCCGGTGCAGGCGATCTTCGAGATGCCGGAAACCGCGTATGACTACACGGTCAAGGGCAACATGGTGGCGGTGATCACCAACGGCACCGCCATTCTGGGCATGGGCAACCTCGGCGCGCTGGCCGCCAAGCCGGTGATGGAGGGCAAGGCGGTGCTGTTCAAGCGCTTTGCCGACGTGAATGCCATCGACATCGAGCTGGACACCGAAGACCCCGAGGAAATCATCAAGGCGGTCAGTCTGATGGGGCCGACCTTCGGCGGCATCAACCTCGAGGACATCAAGGCGCCCGAGTGTTTCATCATCGAGCAGCGGCTGAAGGAAATCATGGACATTCCGGTGTTCCACGACGACCAGCACGGCACCGCGGTGATCTGCGTGGCGGGGCTGATCAACGCGCTGGAAATCACCGGCAAGAAGATCGGTGACGTGCGGATCGTGCTGAACGGGGCCGGGGCGGCGGGGATCGCCTGTCTGGAGCTGATGAAGGCGATGGGCGCCAAGCACGACAACTGCATCATGTGCGATACCAAAGGCGTCATTTATCAGGGCCGCACCGAGGGCATGAACCAGTGGAAGTCGGCCCATGCCGCGCGCACCGACCTGCGCACGCTGGAGGAGGCGATGGCGGGGGCCGACGTGTTCCTCGGTGTTTCGGCCAAGGGGGCGGTGACGCAGGCGATGGTGAAAAGCATGGCCGAGAACCCGGTGATCTTCGCCATGGCGAACCCCGACCCCGAAATAACCCCCGAAGAGGCCCATGCCGTGCGCCCCGACGCCATCGTGGCGACCGGGCGCAGCGATTACCCCAACCAGGTGAACAACGTCCTCGGCTTTCCCTACCTGTTCCGTGGCGCGCTGGACATCCACGCCCGCGCGATCAACGACGAGATGAAGATTGCCTGTGCCAAGGCGCTGGCGGCGCTCGCGCGCGAGGATGTGCCCGACGAGGTCGCCATGGCCTACGGGCGCAAGCTGTCGTTCGGGCGCGACTACATCATCCCGACGCCGTTCGACCCGCGGCTGATCTATGTCGTCCCGCCGGCCGTGGCCAAGGCCGGGATGGATACCGGCGTGGCGCGCCGCCCGATCATCGACCTGCAAGGCTATGAGCTTGGCCTGAAGTCGCGGATGGATCCGACGGCCAGCATCCTGCAGGGCATCCACGCCCGCGCCAAGGCCGCGCAGGCGCGGATGATCTTTGCCGAGGGCGACGACCCGCGCATCCTGCGCGCGGCGGTCGCCTATCAGCGGGCCGGGCTTGGCCGGGCGCTGGTGGTGGGGCGCGAGGCCGATGTGCGCGAAAAGCTGGAGGCGGCGGGGCTGCACGATGCCTTCCGCGAGCTGGAGGTGGTGAACGCCGCCAACACCCGGCATCTGGATACCTACAAGGAGTTCCTGTATCACCGCCTGCAGCGCGGCGGGTTCGACGGTCACGACATCCACCGGCTGGCGGCGCGCGACCGGCATGTGTTCTCGGCGCTGATGCTGGCGCATGGCCACGGCGACGGGCTGGTGACCGGGGCCACGCGCAAGTCTTCGCATGTGCTTCAACTGATCAACCACGTCTTCGATGCCAGGGCAGAGGACGGGGCGGTGGGTGTCACGGCGCTGCTGCACAAGGGCCGGATCGTGCTGATTGCCGACACGCTGGTGCAGGAATGGCCGGAACCCGAGGATCTGGCCAACATCGCGGTCAAGTCGGCGGGGGTGGCGCGCAATCTGGGGCTGGAGCCGCGGGTGGCGTTCGTGTCGTTCTCGACCTTCGGCTATCCGGTGTCGGAGCGCGCGACCAAGATGCACAAGGCGGCAAAGGTGCTGGACCGCATGAAGGTCGATTTCGAGTATGAGGGCGAGATGACGGTGGATGTCGCGCTGAACCCGGCGGTGATGTCGCAGTATCCGTTCTGCCGCCTGACGGGGCCCGCCAACATCCTGGTGGTGCCGGCCCGGCATTCTGCCTCGATCTCGGTCAAGCTGTTGCAGGAAATGGCCGGGGCGACGGTGATCGGGCCGATCCTGACCGGGGTCAAGAAACCGATCCAGATCTGTTCCAGCAACTCGACCGTCAACGACATCCTGAACATGGCAGTGATGGCCGCCTGCAAGGTGGGGTGA
- the msrA gene encoding peptide-methionine (S)-S-oxide reductase MsrA, producing the protein MKHLALALIFTLSAAAAHAEKAILAGGCFWCIEADFETVPGVTNVVSGYTGGAAENPTYKQVTAGGTGHYEAVEITFDPGRISYAEVLRLFFRSVDPTDAGGQFCDRGDSYRTAIFATSAAQKATADAARAEAAKALGAKIVTPVLNAGTFWKAEAYHQDYYKGQNIVLTRAGPKTQASAYKFYRDSCGRDARVRKLWGAEAPFAGR; encoded by the coding sequence ATGAAACACCTTGCCCTAGCCCTGATCTTCACCCTGAGCGCCGCCGCCGCCCATGCCGAAAAGGCCATTCTGGCCGGTGGCTGCTTCTGGTGCATCGAGGCCGATTTCGAAACCGTCCCCGGCGTGACGAATGTCGTCTCGGGCTACACCGGCGGCGCCGCCGAAAACCCGACCTACAAGCAGGTCACCGCAGGCGGCACCGGCCATTACGAGGCGGTCGAGATCACCTTCGACCCGGGCCGCATCAGCTATGCCGAGGTGCTGCGTCTGTTCTTCCGCTCGGTCGACCCGACCGACGCGGGCGGGCAGTTCTGCGACCGGGGCGACAGCTACCGCACCGCGATCTTCGCCACCAGCGCCGCCCAGAAGGCCACGGCCGACGCGGCCCGGGCCGAGGCCGCCAAGGCGCTTGGCGCAAAGATCGTGACCCCGGTGCTGAACGCCGGCACCTTCTGGAAGGCCGAGGCCTACCATCAGGATTATTACAAGGGCCAGAACATCGTCCTCACCCGCGCCGGGCCGAAAACCCAGGCCAGCGCCTACAAGTTCTACCGCGACTCCTGCGGCCGCGACGCCAGGGTGCGCAAGCTCTGGGGGGCCGAGGCTCCCTTTGCCGGGCGCTGA
- a CDS encoding D-amino acid aminotransferase, with protein MTDHITTHQAEEDARNEAILIFVNGRIVPKAQAVVSVYDAGFMLGDGVWEGIRLYDGRWAFLDEHVERLFEAAKAIDLDIGLTPEGVVSALLETQIANGMVTDAHARLMVTRGVKSRPFQHPALSRQGPTVAIIMEHSRPKIPRPIRLATVPHLRGLPMTQDPKLNSHSKLNCILACIAAEKAGADEALMLDVHGFVNTTNACNFFIVRKGAVWTSTGDYCMNGITRGKVIELCRANDIPVFERNFSLVETYSADEAFLTGTFGAQTPVGVIDGRQIGSGQMGPVTERLRGLYKALVSA; from the coding sequence ATGACCGACCACATCACCACGCATCAGGCCGAGGAGGATGCGCGCAACGAAGCTATCCTGATCTTCGTCAACGGCAGGATCGTGCCGAAGGCGCAGGCGGTGGTGTCGGTCTATGACGCGGGCTTCATGCTGGGCGATGGCGTGTGGGAGGGCATCCGGCTTTATGACGGGCGCTGGGCGTTCCTTGACGAGCATGTGGAACGGCTGTTCGAGGCGGCGAAGGCGATCGATCTGGATATCGGCCTGACGCCCGAGGGGGTGGTTTCGGCGCTGCTGGAAACCCAGATCGCCAACGGCATGGTGACCGATGCCCATGCAAGGCTGATGGTGACGCGCGGGGTGAAGAGTCGGCCGTTCCAGCACCCGGCGCTGTCGCGGCAGGGGCCGACGGTGGCGATCATCATGGAGCATTCGCGCCCGAAGATCCCGCGCCCGATAAGGCTGGCGACGGTGCCGCATCTGCGCGGCCTGCCGATGACGCAGGACCCCAAGCTGAACAGCCATTCCAAGCTGAACTGCATCCTGGCCTGCATTGCCGCCGAAAAGGCCGGGGCGGACGAGGCGCTGATGCTGGACGTGCATGGCTTCGTCAACACCACCAACGCCTGCAACTTCTTCATCGTGCGCAAGGGCGCGGTGTGGACCTCGACCGGCGACTACTGCATGAACGGCATCACCCGGGGCAAGGTGATCGAGCTCTGCCGCGCCAACGACATCCCGGTGTTCGAGCGCAACTTCAGCCTGGTGGAGACCTATTCCGCCGACGAGGCCTTCCTGACCGGCACTTTCGGCGCGCAGACCCCGGTGGGGGTGATCGACGGGCGGCAGATCGGGTCGGGGCAGATGGGGCCGGTGACCGAACGGCTGCGCGGGCTTTACAAGGCGCTGGTGTCGGCATGA
- a CDS encoding HAD family hydrolase, giving the protein MWSGPRNLSTAMMYAFAARGDCAVWDEPFYAAYLEATGIAHPMRDEIIAAHEPDPDVIAATCKGPVPQGQGLFYQKHMTLHMIPEFDRRWMRSCVNVFLIRHPARVVASYAKKREGAALADIGFVQQAELFDEVGGWAGAAPVVIDSDDIRADPEGMLRKLCAALGITFTRKMLRWPAGGNEADGVWAPHWYGAVHRSTGFEGAEGPLPALGGAYADLAAGALPYYERLAGFRL; this is encoded by the coding sequence ATGTGGTCGGGCCCGCGCAACCTGTCGACCGCGATGATGTATGCCTTTGCCGCGCGGGGCGATTGTGCGGTGTGGGACGAGCCGTTCTATGCCGCCTATCTGGAGGCGACCGGCATCGCCCACCCGATGCGCGACGAGATCATCGCCGCCCACGAGCCCGACCCCGACGTGATCGCCGCGACCTGCAAGGGGCCGGTGCCGCAGGGGCAGGGCCTGTTCTACCAGAAGCACATGACGCTGCACATGATCCCGGAATTCGACCGGCGCTGGATGCGGTCTTGCGTCAACGTGTTCCTGATCCGCCATCCGGCGCGGGTGGTGGCGAGCTACGCCAAGAAGCGCGAAGGGGCCGCGCTGGCCGACATCGGATTCGTGCAGCAGGCGGAGCTGTTCGACGAGGTGGGGGGCTGGGCCGGGGCCGCGCCGGTGGTGATCGACTCCGACGACATCCGGGCCGACCCGGAGGGGATGCTGCGCAAGCTCTGCGCGGCGCTGGGGATCACCTTCACGCGGAAGATGCTGCGCTGGCCTGCGGGCGGGAATGAGGCCGATGGCGTCTGGGCGCCGCACTGGTATGGCGCGGTGCATCGCAGCACGGGGTTCGAGGGGGCGGAGGGGCCTTTGCCCGCGCTGGGGGGTGCCTATGCCGATCTGGCGGCCGGGGCGCTGCCGTATTACGAGCGGCTGGCGGGGTTTCGGCTGTAG
- a CDS encoding argininosuccinate synthase, whose amino-acid sequence MPAPLSAPKKVVLAYSGGLDTSIILKWLQTEYGCEVVTFTADLGQGEELEPARAKAVLLGIKPENIHIEDVREEFVRDFVFPMFRANALYEGLYLLGTSIARPLIAKRLVEIAAECGADAVAHGATGKGNDQVRFELTAYALNPHIKVIAPWREWALTSRTKLLEFAESNQIPIAKDKRGEAPFSVDANLLHTSSEGKALENPGNEAPDYVYQRTVAPEDAPDQAEMVEISFERGDAVAINGQAMSPATILTKLNELGGKHGVGRLDLVENRFVGMKSRGIYETPGGTILLEAHRGIEQITLDSGAGHLKDSIMPRYAELIYNGFWYSPEREMLQALIDKSQEHVTGTVRVKLYKGFARTVARWSDHSLYSEAHVTFEDDAGAYDQKDAAGFIRLNALRLKLIATRNSRVK is encoded by the coding sequence ATGCCCGCCCCCCTGTCTGCGCCCAAGAAAGTCGTCCTCGCCTACAGCGGCGGGCTTGATACTTCCATCATCCTGAAATGGCTCCAGACGGAATACGGCTGCGAGGTTGTCACCTTCACCGCCGACCTCGGGCAGGGCGAAGAACTGGAACCGGCGCGCGCCAAGGCGGTGCTGCTCGGCATCAAGCCGGAAAACATCCACATCGAGGATGTGCGCGAGGAATTCGTGCGCGATTTCGTCTTCCCGATGTTCCGCGCCAACGCGCTTTATGAGGGACTTTACCTCCTGGGCACCTCGATCGCCCGCCCGCTGATCGCCAAGCGCCTGGTCGAGATTGCCGCCGAATGCGGCGCCGATGCCGTGGCCCACGGCGCCACCGGCAAGGGCAACGATCAGGTCCGGTTCGAGCTGACTGCCTATGCGCTGAATCCCCATATCAAGGTCATCGCCCCCTGGCGCGAATGGGCGCTGACCTCGCGCACCAAGCTGCTGGAATTTGCCGAGTCCAACCAGATCCCGATCGCCAAGGACAAGCGCGGCGAGGCGCCGTTCTCGGTCGATGCCAACCTCTTGCACACCTCGTCCGAGGGCAAGGCGCTGGAAAACCCCGGCAACGAGGCCCCCGACTACGTCTATCAGCGCACCGTCGCCCCGGAAGACGCGCCCGATCAGGCAGAAATGGTCGAGATCAGCTTCGAACGCGGCGATGCCGTGGCGATCAACGGGCAGGCAATGTCGCCCGCGACCATCCTGACCAAGCTGAACGAGCTTGGCGGCAAGCACGGCGTCGGCCGCCTCGATCTGGTGGAAAACCGCTTCGTCGGCATGAAATCGCGCGGCATCTATGAAACCCCCGGCGGCACCATCCTGCTCGAAGCGCATCGCGGCATCGAACAGATCACGCTCGATTCAGGCGCGGGCCACCTGAAAGACAGCATCATGCCGCGCTATGCCGAACTGATCTACAACGGCTTCTGGTATTCGCCGGAACGCGAGATGCTCCAGGCCCTGATCGACAAGAGCCAGGAGCACGTCACCGGAACCGTCCGCGTGAAACTCTACAAGGGCTTTGCCCGCACGGTCGCCCGCTGGTCCGACCACAGCCTCTATTCCGAGGCGCACGTGACCTTCGAAGACGATGCCGGCGCCTATGACCAGAAAGACGCCGCGGGCTTCATCCGCCTCAACGCCCTGCGCCTCAAACTGATCGCAACCCGCAATTCACGGGTGAAATGA
- the ilvA gene encoding threonine ammonia-lyase IlvA, giving the protein MTHFADAARQATLALRDLFPETPLQRNDHLSQRFGAEIWLKREDLSPVRSYKLRGAFNAMRKVRTGNPGQGHFVCASAGNHAQGVAFACRHFGVRGTIFMPVTTPQQKIDKTRVFGGDAVEIVLTGDYFDQTLAAAQAFCGERGAHFLSPFDDADVIEGQASVAVELLDQLGRAPDMVVLPVGGGGLASGVTAYLREMASETLFRFVEPQGGASLTAALHGGGPVRLPRVNSFVDGAAVAQLGALTYAMLDWVDPSQVLLAPEDRICVTMLNMLNVEGIVLEPAGALSVDVLPVLADEIDGKTVVCVTSGGNFDFERLPEVKERAQRYAGLKKYFILRMPQRPGALREFLMMLGPDDDIARFEYLKKSARNFGSVLIGIETRAADNFARLFGRMDEAGFVYRDITGDDMLAEFLI; this is encoded by the coding sequence ATGACACACTTTGCCGATGCCGCCCGCCAAGCCACACTCGCCCTGCGCGATCTGTTTCCCGAAACGCCGTTGCAGCGCAACGATCACCTGTCGCAGCGCTTTGGCGCCGAGATCTGGCTGAAGCGCGAGGATCTGAGCCCGGTACGCAGCTACAAGTTGCGGGGCGCGTTCAACGCGATGCGCAAGGTGCGGACGGGCAACCCGGGGCAGGGGCATTTCGTCTGCGCCAGTGCCGGTAACCATGCGCAGGGGGTGGCCTTTGCCTGCCGCCATTTCGGGGTGCGCGGCACGATCTTCATGCCGGTGACCACGCCGCAGCAGAAGATCGACAAGACGCGGGTGTTCGGCGGCGATGCGGTCGAGATCGTGCTGACCGGGGACTATTTCGACCAGACGCTGGCGGCGGCGCAGGCGTTCTGCGGCGAGCGGGGCGCGCATTTCCTCTCGCCGTTCGATGATGCCGACGTGATCGAGGGGCAGGCCTCGGTCGCGGTGGAACTGCTCGACCAGCTGGGGCGCGCGCCCGACATGGTGGTGCTGCCGGTGGGCGGGGGCGGGCTGGCGTCGGGGGTGACCGCCTATCTGCGCGAGATGGCGTCTGAAACGCTGTTCAGGTTTGTCGAGCCGCAGGGCGGGGCCAGCCTGACGGCGGCGCTGCACGGCGGCGGGCCGGTGCGGCTGCCGCGGGTGAACAGCTTTGTCGATGGCGCGGCCGTGGCGCAGCTTGGTGCCTTGACCTATGCCATGCTGGATTGGGTGGACCCGTCGCAGGTCTTGCTGGCCCCCGAGGACCGGATCTGCGTGACGATGCTGAACATGCTGAACGTCGAGGGCATCGTGCTGGAGCCGGCGGGGGCGCTTTCGGTCGATGTGCTGCCGGTGCTGGCCGACGAGATCGACGGCAAGACGGTGGTCTGCGTCACCTCTGGCGGGAACTTCGATTTCGAGCGGTTGCCGGAGGTGAAGGAGCGGGCGCAGCGGTATGCGGGCCTGAAGAAGTATTTCATCCTGCGGATGCCGCAGCGGCCGGGGGCGCTGCGCGAGTTCCTGATGATGCTGGGGCCGGACGACGACATCGCCCGCTTCGAATACCTCAAGAAATCGGCGCGCAACTTCGGGTCGGTGCTGATCGGGATCGAGACGCGGGCGGCCGACAACTTTGCCCGTCTGTTCGGGCGGATGGACGAGGCCGGGTTTGTTTACCGCGACATCACCGGCGACGACATGCTGGCCGAGTTCCTGATCTAG
- a CDS encoding Hpt domain-containing protein, producing MIDWKRVSDLKAEIGEADFAEVVVVFLEEADEVIARIGSGQGRPSLAGDLHFLKGSALNLGFSALAALCQEGERRAAAGKAGSVDVARVVQAYHDSRRSLDAGLGS from the coding sequence ATGATCGACTGGAAACGCGTGTCGGACCTGAAGGCCGAAATCGGTGAAGCAGACTTCGCCGAGGTGGTGGTCGTGTTCCTCGAAGAGGCGGACGAGGTGATTGCCCGGATCGGCAGCGGCCAGGGCCGCCCTTCGCTGGCGGGTGACCTGCATTTCCTCAAGGGCAGCGCGCTCAACCTCGGCTTCAGCGCCCTTGCCGCCCTGTGCCAGGAAGGTGAACGCCGCGCCGCCGCAGGCAAGGCGGGCAGCGTCGATGTGGCCCGCGTCGTGCAGGCCTATCACGACTCGCGCCGCAGCCTCGACGCGGGCCTCGGCTCCTAG